The following are encoded together in the Cytophagales bacterium genome:
- a CDS encoding SAM-dependent DNA methyltransferase: MAKKNGNGTDEPLEKQLWKSADKLRKNIDAAEYKHVVLGLIFLKYISDAFEELYDKLKEGEGEYAEADPEDKDEYKAENVFFVPTDARWDYLLSKAKQPTIGKTVDDAMDAIEKENTSLKGVLPKVYARQNLDPTSLGELIDLVGNIALGDAKSRSADVLGHVFEYFLGEFALAEGKQGGQFYTPRSIVELLVEMLEPYKGRVFDPCCGSGGMFVQSEKFVDKHKGKINDIPIYGQESNQTTWRLAKMNLAIRRLDSSQVKWNNEGSFLNNAHKDLKSAYIIANPPFNVSDWSGDLLRKDGRWQYGTPPTGNANYAWIQHFIYHLAPSGQAGFVLAKGSLTSKTSGEGEIRKNLIEAGLVDCIVNLPAKLFLNTQIPASLWFMSRNRTNGKYRDRSKEILFIDARHLGHLINRRTLVLSDEDIQNVANTYHNWRNPDGNYEDIKGFCSAASIERVKELDYVLTPGRYVGLADEEDDFDFNERFTSLKAEFEEQLKEEAILNKRISENLAKIELKDE, from the coding sequence ATGGCAAAAAAGAACGGAAACGGAACAGACGAACCATTAGAAAAACAGCTTTGGAAATCGGCTGACAAACTGAGAAAAAATATTGATGCAGCGGAATACAAACACGTTGTCCTTGGGCTAATATTTCTTAAATACATCTCTGACGCTTTTGAAGAATTGTACGACAAATTAAAAGAAGGAGAAGGCGAATACGCAGAAGCCGACCCTGAAGATAAAGACGAGTACAAAGCCGAAAATGTTTTCTTTGTACCAACTGATGCTCGTTGGGATTATCTTTTATCCAAAGCCAAACAACCGACTATTGGAAAAACGGTTGATGATGCAATGGACGCTATCGAAAAAGAAAACACATCTTTGAAAGGAGTATTGCCAAAGGTATATGCACGACAAAATCTTGACCCAACCAGTTTGGGCGAACTTATTGACCTTGTTGGGAATATTGCCCTTGGTGATGCTAAATCAAGAAGTGCCGATGTGCTTGGTCACGTTTTTGAATATTTTTTGGGAGAATTTGCATTGGCTGAAGGAAAACAAGGAGGGCAATTTTATACCCCTAGAAGTATTGTAGAATTATTGGTTGAAATGCTTGAACCATATAAAGGACGAGTATTTGACCCTTGCTGTGGTAGCGGTGGAATGTTCGTGCAATCGGAAAAATTTGTAGATAAACACAAAGGGAAAATAAACGACATTCCCATTTACGGACAAGAGAGCAATCAAACAACGTGGCGACTGGCAAAAATGAACCTTGCCATTAGAAGATTAGACAGCTCACAAGTAAAGTGGAACAACGAAGGCTCGTTTTTGAATAATGCTCATAAAGATTTAAAATCTGCTTACATCATTGCCAACCCACCGTTTAATGTAAGCGATTGGAGTGGTGATTTACTGCGTAAAGATGGGCGTTGGCAATATGGAACGCCACCCACAGGAAATGCAAACTATGCGTGGATACAGCATTTTATATATCACCTTGCACCAAGTGGGCAAGCGGGTTTTGTTTTGGCAAAAGGTTCGTTGACTTCCAAAACTTCTGGAGAAGGTGAGATAAGAAAAAACCTGATTGAAGCGGGTTTGGTTGATTGTATCGTAAACCTGCCTGCCAAACTGTTTTTAAATACTCAAATTCCTGCTTCCTTATGGTTTATGAGCCGTAACCGTACAAACGGAAAATACAGAGACCGAAGCAAAGAGATACTTTTTATTGATGCCCGCCACTTAGGACATTTAATAAACAGACGAACACTCGTACTTTCAGATGAAGATATACAAAATGTTGCCAACACCTACCACAACTGGAGAAATCCTGACGGTAATTATGAAGATATAAAAGGTTTTTGCAGTGCTGCAAGTATTGAAAGAGTTAAAGAACTCGATTATGTTTTAACGCCCGGTAGATATGTTGGCTTGGCTGATGAAGAAGACGATTTTGATTTTAACGAACGCTTTACAAGTTTAAAAGCAGAGTTTGAAGAACAGTTGAAAGAAGAAGCTATTTTGAATAAACGTATTTCTGAAAACCTTGCTAAAATTGAGTTAAAGGATGAATAA
- a CDS encoding ORF6N domain-containing protein: MNKKNQIVPLENIQNLIFTIRDIQVMIDRDLADMYSVETKVLNQAVKRNLNRFPELFRFQLTEKEKIELVTNCDRFKKLKHSSVNPYAFTEQGVSMLSAVLYSDTAVNISIQIIQAFVEMKKFISTNASIFQRLDKVELKQIKTDQKFEEIFKALEDKSIKPKQGIFYDGQIFDAYVFVSDLIKSAQKSILLIDNYVDETVLQLFTKRNKNVSVSIYTKNITETLKQDLAKHNSQYPKIEIKEFAKSHDRFLIIDDKELYHFGASLKDLGKKWFAFSKMDADAFNLIANLKKVNIDE; the protein is encoded by the coding sequence ATGAATAAAAAAAACCAAATAGTGCCATTGGAAAATATTCAAAACCTAATATTCACTATTCGTGACATTCAGGTGATGATAGATAGAGACCTAGCTGATATGTACAGCGTAGAAACGAAAGTTTTAAATCAAGCTGTAAAAAGAAATTTAAATCGTTTTCCTGAATTATTTAGATTTCAATTAACCGAAAAAGAAAAAATAGAACTGGTCACAAATTGTGACCGGTTCAAAAAACTTAAACATTCTTCTGTTAATCCATATGCTTTTACTGAACAAGGCGTATCGATGCTGTCAGCAGTTTTATATAGTGATACTGCTGTAAATATTTCCATTCAAATTATTCAGGCATTTGTTGAAATGAAAAAATTTATCTCCACAAATGCAAGTATTTTTCAACGACTTGATAAAGTTGAACTAAAACAAATTAAAACCGACCAAAAATTTGAAGAAATCTTTAAAGCCCTTGAAGATAAAAGTATAAAACCCAAACAAGGTATTTTTTATGACGGACAAATATTTGACGCTTATGTTTTTGTTTCCGATTTAATTAAATCTGCCCAAAAATCTATTTTGCTTATTGATAATTATGTAGATGAAACTGTTTTGCAACTCTTTACCAAACGAAATAAAAATGTATCTGTAAGTATTTACACAAAAAATATTACTGAAACTTTAAAACAAGATTTAGCAAAACACAATAGCCAATACCCGAAAATTGAAATAAAAGAATTCGCAAAATCTCACGACCGTTTTCTTATTATAGATGATAAGGAATTATACCATTTTGGAGCAAGCCTAAAAGATTTGGGCAAAAAATGGTTTGCTTTTTCTAAAATGGATGCCGATGCCTTTAATCTGATTGCTAACTTGAAAAAGGTAAATATCGATGAGTAA